The Branchiostoma lanceolatum isolate klBraLanc5 chromosome 12, klBraLanc5.hap2, whole genome shotgun sequence DNA segment TATTTCATATGTTATACTACAttctaaaatatatatacacCGAACCAGTTTTGTTTGATTGCTAGTTTTATTGCACATCAGTTGTGCAAATTAAAGTGTAAAGCATGGTAAGTTTTGGGCCACAATGTTTTCTGATTCTGAGACGCTGTTTTATTTCAAACCTATTTCAAAATGCATTTCACAACAATTCTAAATGGTGTTGATATATTCTACATACTAGCAACTCAACTGATAAGTAAGCAGCTTTTAACAATTGCAATGTACATATAAtaatcatgtatacatgtatggtgaaAGCTCGTTTTGTAGTGCATCTTGCATATAGTATTGACCtatataggagttggacatgataGCAGCATTTAGAAAGTATCGATGTAGGTCTGTGTATAGCAAGAGTTCCTGGAATGATATTGgccaaaattggccaaatagacaaaaTAACATAATACCAATTTTGAATTGATCAAATAGACACGGCAATTTCTgtgacccctccccccccccccccccccccccacacacacactgacaacAAACATGTAAACGGTTGGTCCCTAAAGCTGTTCATCCTGCGGCGCGATTTCCAATCAAATAATGGAGACGGAAAATGGTTGATGAGGAAATATCGTCCCATCTGTCCCCCTGAGGCTCTGATAGGGGAATTCCCGTCCCGTGAGGCTCCGTTTGGGACATTCACGCACGTATGAATATACGCATCACATTACCAGTTTGGGACTGATGGAAATATCGTTACGGTTGAAAGTGAGGGAAAGGTGAAGTGAAATATAATGCACAAGGAATCCAAAGGGAGGATAAAACTAAAACATCGTCATTAATCATTGATATTTGCCAGCTAATGTTGAGAAAGCATTGTACTTTAACGTTAATCATGTAATGATTGTAAGTAGTCTAATATATCTTTTTATTATCGAATTTGACCGTAGGGTCTTGGTCTTAGAAATGCATAGCTAATCTTGTTTGGTAATACCAGCATTCACTATTATGATTATCAGAAACCAAAGGCGTTCAGAGGTACATACCCTCGAGTTTTCACTGACTTGCACCCGATAAATAAATTTTCTGCTACGTCCATTACGTCGTTAACGGATGTTCCCCTTGACGCAATGTGTCGTCTGCGAGCCAGCTGAGGTAAATTAAGCACGATATCGTCTGATTTCTCTCTGTTATCGACTGTCCTTCTGAATTCCTTAGCTATCGTTTGATTTTCCTCAGCTATCGTGTGTTTTTCCTCAGGTGTCATTTGCACCATTTCTCTCAGCCATCGTCTGATTTCTGTCAGCGGAAATTCGTCAGCAGCACCACATCGTCTGTTTTCTCTCAAGCATCGTCTGCAAGAGAAAGAACTGTGGATCCCGCCAAGGCGTATTACGGGTGGGAGGCCGCCAGGGCGCCCGGCTTGGACAGGATCAGCCGCTCACAGCCGCGAACCCTGCAGGAATTGCTCCCGGTCATCTTTACATTGTTATTCCTTTTTGTATTATTCATAATCGTTGTGTCTTCGGAGCGGCAACGAACAAACCGGCCTTGAAGCTTCTGTTGTTATTACTATTTATGTGCAGGAATTAGCGATTCTTTCTGCTTCAATTGTTTTGTAGTGTGATTTTATATTACTTCAAGGCCACTACTGCTGAAAGAGCGATTCGGTTCATTTGTGTAGAAAGATCCTTTCCCAGCCGCCATCTTGTATTTCTGAGCCGTGTGCAAAATTATTGAGCATCAGCGCCGATCACAGCATCCTTCCTCCACCTCTACATCTACCGGGAGCGCAACGATGGCCTCTTCGGACAAACCGGGCTTCTGGCCCGCCGAGCTGTACTCGGTCGCCGTGGTCCAGTTCTCCTACAACATCATGGTTTCGTCCTACCTTGGAGGAGAGATGGCGACCAAGGTCAACGCGAATCGAACGTCCGCCATGATGATTTCCCACGTCGGCGCCATCTTGCTCTGTTCTATCATCACCTTCATCAGCAGGTAAGAGATGGTTTAGAATGTAATTATTCTGCATGATATCTTTTACTGTTTCTTCGATAATTAGAAAAGAAGGGCGTTAGTTCAAGAAGCCACCAAAATAAACTTAAATTTCCTCACGTTTGCAGAGCAAAATAAAGAAATCTGTCTTCATTTGTGctactacattgtagtatttCAAACTGCCTGCCCACAGAGCTTGTCACGGTGAATGTTGCACAATAAATTCAGCCAAAGAAACAAAACCAATTTGATCGTCAACGATGCCAAAATAAATTATCACTTGACGTAGTTTTTCTATCCTTTGTCTTCTAATAAGAATACTGCCAATCACGTTACCAAAACTTTGCCTCTGCCTTCAAATGAGAATTTATCGTCAGCACAATAAATACAGAATTTTCAAGCTGACCATTTACCTCATTCGATTTTCATTGcgtttatatatttttttagacTTAACGTGTATATGTTTTGTCTTTGCTGTGACCTGTAGTTAGCTAGGTtaggcaaaaatgtacaataaagatcttcattcattcataatataCATAataaaagttattatcatttacaCTAGCTTGTCCCTTTGCAATAAGCCTTCGGTCATGAATTTGCAACAGAGCAATCATTGTTGCTATTCAGTTGAGGTTTAAATAGCCatcaaaggaaaaaagaaaaaatatgcGTGTAATTTTAACTCTATTGGGGTAATTTTCAATAAGCCAGCCTGTGAGATTGTGTAGATAACACCTGAGCTGTGTAAAAGACAGCTTTTGTCTTCATTTGTTGAAAATCGGGGTGTTTTTCTGGTCTCTTCTTTGATCGATAAACTAAGATCGCGTAGCCAGTTTTCAGTGTGATAAATGCACGGTATCAGCACGAGGGCAGGGATATATTGACATTCTCATGTGGCATAAAATGCGCAGCAAATTTAAGAGCTTGGGCACCATCAACATGATTTTTGGGATGGCATCATGGCAAGCACTGTTTCGGCTAGTCAAGTTTAGTAAAACACaagagtatacatgtacataaccaaAGGAATTTTTCCACATATTAGAAAGAATACACGTCAGTTTTTGCACATTATGCGTCCAAACGCCcctagaaaaaaagaagaaaaaaaaaatacggaAAATGAGAGATTATGTTGCAAATCATTTTTGTACGaatctgtaaaaaaagaagCCACGATTGCCACACTATGTACATTCGCAACTAGTTAAAATTACTGCTGATTATTATTTCTCTTCATTTTGCATTCTTTAGATTTTTGGTCTTTGCGAACGTTATTCATGGAATAAAGATTAGGTTCCCCCATGGGAAGCCAGCGGTAGTGAATAGCATTGAATTGGGTTTCAGCTAATTGAAATTCGTTTCCGCCATGGAATTGCAAATTTACGTGTCTCTTGGTGCCCCCGGTTCATTTGAATTGATCTGTTGGGACTAAaccaaaagggggagggggctagGATTAAAATGGGTATGAGGAAGAGCAATATAAGATCGTGTTCGTGTATATAAAAATGTCTACACTTTCCACATATTCTGTTGGTAAATATATCGGACACTACGACTGGAATCCTgctgcaacgttgaccaaacatccaacaaaaACCGTCACTGATGAATTCTATGGTAACTACAAATAACAACAACTCCTGTACATGACTTTTGCAATTAAGGTAACATGCTGGTCAATACTTACAGAgtgccttgttgttgttgacagtatGAAAGTGATAGTTGCGTTACGCAGACAAATTCACAGACAATAGCATTTCATTTGAGTAATCCGTCATGCAAACGTGATATTTTTTGGGGCAGATAATCTGTCTGTAAAatgaaaatgtgtttattaGTGATAAAGAAATATGACATATACTCTATTGAAAGTAGATTTTAATAAAGATCAAGTGATTGGCACCGTAACTTGTAGGGACGAAAGTTGGTATGATGCCGTTTCAATCGCGTTAGCATGCGGTGCTGGtactttccttggtgctgaattcgcATCACATGAACAATGGTTGTGCGCTGCTAACAAACATGGATGATTTCCTTTCTTTAGAGACTAGCCAATGCTGTGATCAATACATACCTTCTTTTGTTGTTAATAAATGCTGTAAACAAGCTGATGCTTTTGTTTTGTCAGGCGACGGGAGAAGGGAACAACAATCTCCCGGGCAACGGGCGCCATTTTGGCCGTGGTTCTCCCGACATTGGTGTGGATCGCTTACATGGGCGCTGAACTGTCGGTGAGCTTATAGTCTTACTTGATAAATGTATCGGTGTTTGTTCTGTAAGAACATTAGAGTTtttaagaaacatttttgtcGCTTCTATTTGCGTCAATTCCTATACGATGTGAAGTAatttaatttcaaaataaacaaaatgtaacaCTGACTTGATTTGTAAAGACCTGGGGAGATGGATATGTTCTGTCAACTTTATGTCTAGCATTCATACTTGTCAGGAAATGTTTGGAGTTTTGCTCAAGAATGTCGACGTCTTGAACATCTGGATATCTGAAATGTGTATACCCCGGGGTTTACTGATgcttcattaggccacaccaacttgattttatggatgacatcctctggaaaccccaaaactaatgcgcgcgggcgaaaaaaagaaaaatccagcaaaaaaaaatgctgctaaaccacagggctactagtactagtacaaagctggtattgcgaattgaaccacagaacacatttgtttgtaggaggtacatgtaggttgtcttgttcatcatagcagactattagaaggtatttggctccgaggactgtggatgatatatgactgtgatgagaatactcatatacacccataagggcagtttcaacatacatggcattgaactccatattaagcattccatggtttacgctcacaaatccctctgccaatccctcaattcctctcccatgtctctcattgttgcaaaagaaacgtgtgagagccactctggataggtcgtgtttgaaattgtcttggcgatactcgctgcatggccgccgcgatcctctcgtacaactgtgcaaacgcaaaatccccctagccaacatcgatggtaTACCAATCCACATACGCCTCCAGTTTTCCGAAAAGCTgtcacaatgctagccttttgcggcaatctaagtcggcaagttccggagttctgtgtagccttggaggaggtgatttttttttttttttttgacaacaggcgaaaatcaatgcgcgcgcggatgtcatccataagattaacttggtgtggccttagcagaTCTCTTTAATTAAATTCACCGttatttttaaatgttttaaatGTGGTGTTCTTAGGGTACCCGGCAGAATTAAGAGCATTGGCGTCAAATTCGCAGAGCATGCTTTTTAAATCATTCTATGATATCCTAGCTCCTGCTAAAGCGGTAAATCAAAGTGACCAGTGTCATAACGAACTCTACTCCACAGCAAACCGAGACAAAGGCGGTCTCATCCGGCAAGAAGCCGAAGCGGGAAGGAATGCCGCTCACCCTCTTCTCCTCCATCGTCGCTTCTCTCATTCTCTTCCTCCTCATGTACGTCATGGAAGAGTTCCAGCGCTCAAGGTTTCAAGAATTCCTCAAGGAGAGGAAACAAGACGGAGACGTCGCTGACGTGAAGGAGGCGAAGAAGGTGCTACTCCAGAACCGGGTGTACGCGGCGCTCCTGGGGCTGTTCGACGTTCTACTGGCCGCCGAGTTCTCCCGATCCGCCAAGCACTACCGTAGCCGCGTGGTCTACGTCACCTTCGCGTTCATTCTCCTCAGCCTGTTCCAATACGCGCCCGTCATGCAGAAAATGCAGGAGGATAAAAGAAAAAGGTTTCAGCTCTTCCTTTCGAACAACTTCAAGGATTTAGTTTTGGGTTTACTCTGCGTTGTCCTGATCTGGAAGTTCGGTCTGTCGTCCAGCAAGCTCATCCTATTGGCTAAGAGTTCGAGTCTGGTTCTGTACCGGTATATCGAACAGGCCAAAGAGGAGGAAGGGTCAGAGGGCGAGGTCATAGAGGAAAGGTCAGAGAAGGTTATAGAGGAAAGGCCAGAGAAGGTCATAGAGGAAAGGTCAGAGAAGATTATAGGGGAAGGGTCAAGGGCAACTGGCCCCGGTGGCTTGAATGGAATACCTGAGGAAAAACCTGAGGAAGAGAAAAAAGAGGACTAAAACGTTCCCGTTGCCATCCATATGAACACTTTTCTACCTAAACTTACAGCTCAAAACTTTAGTATCACTATGTGAAAGTTGCTTAGCGTCATCTATATAACACGTTCGCGACGACTCAAAGATACAACGGGAGCGATAATGAGGAGACGGGCTGTAATGGACATCTCAATGGAATTACAACATGGCCGAACAAGCTTTACACGAGGGTAACCTCGTTACCTCATAGGTCATCGGACCGTACCAATTATAACACTAACATAGGGTGGCGTGATCTCTTTTCCTCCTTTCTCTCTCTTAGTGTCCTCCTAAAAGTCCTTCTTCCCTCGTTTTCAATACAAACTAAAGTAACTTGAGTAAAGAAGATATATAATAGAATTGTAACTAGAATAACAGTTATAGGTCCTATTAACATGTTATCAATGGTTCTATAATGCATGAATCAGTGTTCTTCCATTAACAAATACCTGTTAGCATGATTCACatatttcttcttcagtttGTAACATGGATATTTCCAAAATAACTGGTGTTATACTTATTCAAAAATAAACTGCATACCGCCTACTcctctacaaataaaacaactATACTGAGAGGAGACATTCTGCTTCTAGGTtgacttgttctgtcttcttttcCATCTAAGTAACTGGAGAATGATTGTAACTACGGTAAAATAACATAATGTCAGTAACGTAACATCTTTCTCAATACAGGAAATACCATAACTCGCTACTGGTCATGTATATATTCCTTCCTATCTTTCTTTGTAACTAACTGAAGGATTGTTCTGTTAATATGAACTCTGTGAAACTGCAAATCAAATTAGTACCTTTGGACATATATATGCTGCACATGTAGAGACTGTTTTGTTCTGCTTTGACTTAGGAGATAGGTGTGGAACTTGTCCTATTATACTTTCAGTTCGTTATGGCATAAAGTTCTGTGGGTGTCGAACAGATGGGGGTGGTTCAGGTGGGGGCCTAACTGCCGGGGTGTCAGGAGCTGGTGGAGGAGGGTCAGGTAGAACAGGAGGACGGTCAGGTGGGCTCTGGCATTCTTCCTTCACCTGCGGTGTGTCAGCCTTCACCTCTGTCAGGGGGCACTGACGTTCTGTCTTCACCTGCGGTGTGTCAGCCTCTGCTTTTGTGAGGGGGCGCTGATGTTTTGTGTTCACCTGCGGTGTGTCAGCCTTCACCTCTGTCAGGGGGCACTGACGTTCTGTCTTCACCTGCGGTGTGTCAGCCTCTGCTTTTGTGAGGGAGCGTCGATGTTCTGTCTTCACCTGCGGTGTGTCAGCCTCCGTTTTTGTGAGGGAGCGCCGATATTCAGTCTTCACCTGCGGTGTGTCAGCCTCCGTTTTTGTGAGGGTGCGCCAATGTTCTGTCTTCACCTGTGGTGTGTCAGCCTCTGCTGTTGTGAGGGAGCGCTGATGTTCTGTCTTCACCTGCGGTGTGTCAGCCTCTGTCTTTGTGAGGGAGCGCCGATGTTCTGCCTTCACCTGTGGTGTGTCAGCCTCTGCTGTTGTGAGGGAGCGCTGATGTTCTATCTTCACCTGCGGTGTATCAGTTTCTGCTGATGGTGTTGTTGACAGGTACTTTCCCTCCTCGCGTGGGGTGTCAGATTCTGCTGAAGGTGATACTAACTTGGGTTTTCTCTTCACCCGTggggtgtcagcttctgctggtggtgacaggtgtttttctttcacgtgtgaagtatcagcctctGCTGGTGATGTCAGGTgatcttctttcacgtgtgatgtatcagcttctgctagtgaagtcaggtgttcttctttcacgtgtgaagtatcagcctctgctggtaatgtcaggtgttcttctttcacgtgtgaagtatcagcatCTGctagtgaagtcaggtgttctcctttcacgtgtgaagtatcagcctctgctggtgaagtcaggtgttcttctttcacgtgtgaagtatcagcctctgctggtgaagtcaggtgttcttctttcacgtgtgaagtatcagcttctgctggtggtgTCAAGTGTTCtcctttcacgtgtgaagtatcagcctctgctggtgaagtcaggtgttcttctttcacgtgtgaagtatcagcttctgctggtggtgtcaggtgttcttctttcacgtgtgaagtatcagcctctGCTGGTGGTGACAGGTGTTCTCCTCTCACCTGTGGTGTCTCAGCTTCTGCTGCTAATGACAGGTGTTGTTCTTTCACGCATgatgtatcagcttctgctggtgaagtcaggttcCCTTCTTTCACTTGTGGTGTGTCAGCTTCCGCTGTTGATGGCAGGTGATCTGCTCTCACCTGTGGTGTCTCAGCTTGTGCTGATGATGGCAGGTGCTCTTCCTTCACGTGtggtgtatcagcttctgctgatgaTGATAGGTGCTCTTTCGTCACGTGtggtgtatcagcttctgctggtggtgACAGCTGTTCTTCCATCACGTGTGGAGCATCAGATTCTGCTGGTAGTGACAGGTGCTCCTCTGTCACGTGtggtgtatcagcttctgctgatgatgacaggtgcttttccttcaccAGTGGTATGTCAGCCTCTGCAGAAGGGGACAGGTGTTCTTCCTGCACTTGTGGTGTGTCAGCCTTTTCTGATGGAGACAGGTggtcttctttcacgtgtgggGTGTTAGCTTCTGCTACTGAAGACAGGTACTTTTCCTTCACTGGTGGTATGCCAGCCTCTGCAGAAGGGGACAGGTGTTCTTCCTGCACCTGGGGTGTGTCAGCCTTTTCTGGTGACGACAGGTGGTCTTTCTTCGCGTGTggggtgtcagcttctgctaCTGATGACAGGAGCTTTTCTTTCACTGGTAGTGTGTCAgcgtctgctgatggtgacaggtattcttcctgcacctgtggggtatcagcttctgctactGGTGACAGGTGCTTTcccttcaccggtagtgtgttagcatctgctgatggtgacaggtgtttttccttcaccggtagtgtgtcagcCTTTGCAGCAGGTGACAGGTGCTCTAGGGCATGGACCAGTgaccttgtgtttgtttgttgttcagtcaCAGCAGGGTTGGTCACAACATGAACTACAGGAATGGTATGTAGCAGGCGCATGACCTTGGGCACTTGAACACTGGAACAGTTAGCTGCCCTTCTAGAGCGTGCTAGGTTGTGGTGCATACGATTTTTGCTGTACCAGATGCTATGTATACGTGGCTGGGCTTGTGTGGTAGATGTGGAATAATCAAAGATGGATCCATCAGGAAGATGAATTGTTCTTTTGCTAAAGTTGATGATTAAACTGTTGACTTGTAAGAATGTGATTCCTGCAATGATTGGATCGGCTAAGTCTTCTACCACGATTGCGTTGAACTGAAGGGCTACTTTCTTCTTGTAGAACGTGGTTGAGCACTCACCTATGGCAGAGATTCGCCGCCCATTTGCTTGGATTGGAGTACGATCTGTGTTGTTGGGAGTAATGCACAGCCCCAAGCGCCGCGCTTCATCGGCACGAATCATGCTCGACTGTGCCCCCGAATCCAGGAGTATCTTGACCGCCGCTGGCGCTCCCTTGTGGAAGGCTTCAAGGTTTGGAGAAGCACTTGCTTTCACTCCGCGTCCGGATTCTTGCTGGGGAGGGGCGCTCACGTGGCGCGCAAAACTCTCTTTGTCCTCATCGGGCAAGTACGGACACGCACTGAGGAAGTGATCGAAAACTTGCCGCCCCGCTTGTTGACAAATCGGGCAGATCTTCTTGTCCCTTTTAGGTTCTCGATTCTTCGGGCGTCGGGGGAGATCTTGGGTTCTCCAGCGtctgtcaggatcttgttgAGGGCTGGGGTATTGTGGGTTGGAGTAAGGATGGTTGTTGTCGTTGGAACGCCAGTTGCAGTTCCCGGATGTTGAGTTTTGCCCGCGCTGCATCGCTAAATGTTGGATTCTAAGGTCGCCTTTCAACGCGGATAATTTCACAAGGTTGCGTGGTATCCAAACTTGTTGGTGCTCTGTGGGCTCTTGGATCCCAGCGACTGCCACCACGTCATCTATATAACACGTTCGCGACGACTCAAAGATACAACGGGAGCGATAATGAGGAGACGGGCTGTAATGGACATCTCAATGGAATTACAACATGGCCGAACAAGCTTTACACGAGGGTAACCTCGTTACCTCATAGGTCATCGGACCGTACCAATTATAACACTAACATAGGGTGGCGTAGGTTCTTCAAAGCAGGCTAACCATCTCGACTTTCTTTTTACTGCAGGGGGTAATTTTTAAGGGAAAACATGTTAGAAAAAATACTTTGTCtgtacaaggaggttatattgtcttgaagtcaatcaatcaatcgatggATGGATGTCATCTGCGGACATCAAGTGCTGATGCATGGTGGCTGTAGACAGTTTTCTCCAGGATGTTGTGAAAAGTATTGGGGGAAAGGGAAAAATGTAAATCTAAGCCTTAGCTTGTCGTAGTGATTGAGTAATCAGGCTGATGTTAAGATGATGACTGTACATCCCCACCCCCTTCAACTAACCATAGGATAGGGCTTTGTCAAGTCACTTAATTAGCATAGATTAAATTTTGCCCCCGCCCTACACTTTTAAAATTAGATAAACCCAAGTCTTTCTTGAATGGATTTTCCAAAATAAGGGGGAAATTAGAAACTTCTCTGTGTAGTTATTAGAACTTAGAAACACTAAAACATACATTGTGCTCCAGACTAAATATAATGATACTAGCTACAACTTTAGCCTGATCGTGTGTAATGGTAAAATACAACTACAGAGTTGATATAAAAATGTCTCAGGTAGCGATAACCATAGTGTTGTAACACTCGCTGGTAACATTGCATTTAacgttctccctgctgcctaactctgtaaccaatagggaattgggtgccacaCGGCTACTTCGGTGTGCTAATGGTTAAAATGTAGCTCCAATACTCATGCATAAACTTATTGCAGTGTAGCTGACTCATGGTTAACTCTTTCTAGTGGCAGTTGATCATGATTCAATACCATTGTATCTTGATATCTGAACTACGAACTCTGTATCTAGACATTTGAAAAGATGTTCCAAATTCCATGCGTCTTTTCTAAACGCAAAGTTAGTGTTATTCTACTCAAAGTTGAGATGCTTGAATCAGCTTACAAGCGAGCCAATGTGTGCGTGTGCCAAACCTGACCTGCTTAATCGTAAGATGAAAAGAGTGTGGAAACCTTCATAAATGTAgtaagaacagaaaaaaatcaagcagTGGGAAAGAGCTGTGTTAGTCTGTTGTGCAAAGGAAAAACTTATAAATACTGCCTTACTTACTTGTTTTCCTTGTATATGTACTACGTAGTCTACAAAACTACTGGctcaaaaattgtaaaaaatacGATAAGTGATGAAATTAATTACTAGACAGACAACGTACAATCTTGGCCATGACTTACCTGTGATTTCTCTTACTACAATATGGTTGGTGTGTGTAATCTGACaataaactacattgtacacattATATGATTGGAAGTCCTTTTTTACTATGGTTGCCATGATAGTTAAAGAATTACCTAGACTGTGACAAGATTGAGGTGtgcaatgtttttatttctattgTTAGGACAGACATCTAATTACTTGCTTCAAAGATCTATTCCATGAACTTGGACCAGAAATATGATGATTTTAGAAAATCAAAAAAATATTACTTGATAAATTGCAAAAGACTTCATCTTCGGATACCTAATGATTTTGTGCACATTTATTTGCAACATTATCATCGATTGTGTGAGATAATCTCATATTTGATTAAATATTCTAAAAatctttacaaatgtttacatagaaaaatgtacaaaattaaggTACATCTTTAAAATTGATGTGCAGGTGATTATAAAATATCTTTGATCAACTCAAATGTTCAAAAGTGCAACATTGTTCAATATATGGTCCTCTAGTTATGCATGTTTGTAACACAGAAGCATCGGTGGATTATAATCATAAGATTATGACATGCTATTTACGAATTCAAAATTACGAACTTGAAATTAAGTGTCGCAATTCAACATTTTTGGTGGTTCAACTGACGAAGAATTCTGAGAGATTGTAATCAATGTGAAACAATCTCAGAAGCTTAATCGACAACAGTTGGTA contains these protein-coding regions:
- the LOC136446457 gene encoding uncharacterized protein gives rise to the protein MASSDKPGFWPAELYSVAVVQFSYNIMVSSYLGGEMATKVNANRTSAMMISHVGAILLCSIITFISRRREKGTTISRATGAILAVVLPTLVWIAYMGAELSQTETKAVSSGKKPKREGMPLTLFSSIVASLILFLLMYVMEEFQRSRFQEFLKERKQDGDVADVKEAKKVLLQNRVYAALLGLFDVLLAAEFSRSAKHYRSRVVYVTFAFILLSLFQYAPVMQKMQEDKRKRFQLFLSNNFKDLVLGLLCVVLIWKFGLSSSKLILLAKSSSLVLYRYIEQAKEEEGSEGEVIEERSEKVIEERPEKVIEERSEKIIGEGSRATGPGGLNGIPEEKPEEEKKED
- the LOC136445748 gene encoding proteoglycan 4-like, yielding MQRGQNSTSGNCNWRSNDNNHPYSNPQYPSPQQDPDRRWRTQDLPRRPKNREPKRDKKICPICQQAGRQVFDHFLSACPYLPDEDKESFARHVSAPPQQESGRGVKASASPNLEAFHKGAPAAVKILLDSGAQSSMIRADEARRLGLCITPNNTDRTPIQANGRRISAIGECSTTFYKKKVALQFNAIVVEDLADPIIAGITFLQVNSLIINFSKRTIHLPDGSIFDYSTSTTQAQPRIHSIWYSKNRMHHNLARSRRAANCSSVQVPKVMRLLHTIPVVHVVTNPAVTEQQTNTRSLVHALEHLSPAAKADTLPVKEKHLSPSADANTLPVKGKHLSPVAEADTPQVQEEYLSPSADADTLPVKEKLLSSVAEADTPHAKKDHLSSPEKADTPQVQEEHLSPSAEAGIPPVKEKYLSSVAEANTPHVKEDHLSPSEKADTPQVQEEHLSPSAEADIPLVKEKHLSSSAEADTPHVTEEHLSLPAESDAPHVMEEQLSPPAEADTPHVTKEHLSSSAEADTPHVKEEHLPSSAQAETPQVRADHLPSTAEADTPQVKEGNLTSPAEADTSCVKEQHLSLAAEAETPQADTSHVKGEHLTSLADADTSHVKEEHLTLPAEADTSHVKEEHLTSLAEADTSHVKEDHLTSPAEADTSHVKEKHLSPPAEADTPRVKRKPKLVSPSAESDTPREEGKYLSTTPSAETDTPQVKIEHQRSLTTAEADTPQVKAEHRRSLTKTEADTPQVKTEHQRSLTTAEADTPQVKTEHWRTLTKTEADTPQVKTEYRRSLTKTEADTPQVKTEHRRSLTKAEADTPQVKTERQCPLTEVKADTPQVNTKHQRPLTKAEADTPQVKTERQCPLTEVKADTPQVKEECQSPPDRPPVLPDPPPPAPDTPAVRPPPEPPPSVRHPQNFMP